One Paenibacillus crassostreae DNA segment encodes these proteins:
- a CDS encoding AraC family transcriptional regulator: MIRLRYDLYNFNENSIHFAYRRKSENKEHIETFHSHLGIEFLLIHQGSGTMIVNNRSYEIKPGMLCIFQPYQLHHLKLDYSNNPCFERSLAIFEPSMFEAYFEKWPILHTYFRHIYLGNLSSPCLYGLNDQHILVHLFKTFVERIPYLNETNRAEEVSLFLINVFHTLKPLWDELEGQLTVSTVGRKSHQVERILEWIEKNYHVPYRLDDLAQSLHLSSYHLSHLFKEATGVSISQYIAARRIHQSVRLITTTNKPISFIAEEVGLTNVSYFCKLFKEQMDVTPHQYRKRWINHSFRLE; encoded by the coding sequence GTGATCCGTTTGCGATATGATCTATATAATTTCAATGAAAACTCTATTCATTTCGCCTATAGACGCAAAAGCGAAAACAAAGAACATATTGAAACATTCCATTCCCACCTAGGTATCGAGTTCCTGTTGATCCACCAAGGTTCCGGAACGATGATCGTTAACAACCGAAGCTATGAGATTAAGCCGGGTATGCTTTGTATTTTTCAACCCTATCAGCTTCACCATCTTAAATTAGACTACTCGAACAACCCATGTTTTGAACGATCTTTGGCTATTTTTGAACCCTCGATGTTTGAAGCCTATTTCGAGAAGTGGCCCATCCTCCATACTTACTTTAGGCATATCTATCTAGGGAATCTGTCCTCCCCTTGTCTGTATGGTCTCAATGACCAACATATCCTGGTTCACCTGTTTAAAACCTTTGTGGAACGCATACCTTATTTGAACGAAACAAACCGTGCGGAAGAAGTTTCACTGTTTCTTATAAATGTCTTTCATACGCTTAAGCCATTGTGGGATGAGCTGGAGGGGCAATTGACGGTTTCTACCGTAGGACGCAAAAGCCACCAGGTAGAACGAATACTAGAGTGGATCGAAAAAAACTATCATGTTCCCTATCGGTTAGACGATTTGGCTCAATCACTGCACCTTTCTTCTTATCACCTTTCTCATTTATTTAAAGAAGCAACTGGTGTCAGCATTTCTCAATATATCGCTGCTCGCAGGATTCATCAGTCTGTTCGCTTAATAACTACGACAAACAAGCCCATCTCGTTCATTGCTGAGGAGGTAGGCTTGACGAATGTATCGTATTTTTGCAAACTATTTAAAGAACAAATGGATGTCACGCCCCACCAGTACCGTAAAAGATGGATAAATCATTCGTTTCGCTTGGAATAG
- a CDS encoding Gfo/Idh/MocA family protein, protein MLKVAIIGTGAISITHIKSYLKFKERCEIVALCDLYPDKAEAKKIEFGLDAKVVNDYKELLHEEIDLISICLPPYAHAPIAVDFLNAGSHVLVEKPMASSLEECDLMIEAALRSGKVLSVVAQNRFTNPIMKLKKMLDTRLAGPILHAQVDSFWWRGHSYYDLWWRGTWEKEGGGCTLNHAVHHIDALLWMMGRPEQVQAFMSNVAHDNAEVEDLSIAMLRYANGALGQITSSVVHHGEEQQFIFQGQHARISAPWKFTASSSKSNGFPEKNAQLEEQLQQAYDSLPNLPYEGHAAQIDNVMYAIESGEPPLIDGISGRTTLEMIMAIYKSASTGENVSLPLVAGDPFYTKAGVQQHAIHFYEKSGHVENFSDQQITIDTTQE, encoded by the coding sequence ATGCTAAAGGTTGCGATCATTGGAACAGGAGCCATCTCCATCACGCATATCAAAAGTTATTTAAAATTCAAGGAACGATGCGAGATTGTGGCTTTGTGTGATTTATATCCCGACAAAGCCGAAGCGAAGAAAATCGAATTCGGACTGGACGCTAAAGTTGTTAATGATTATAAAGAGCTTCTTCATGAGGAGATTGATCTCATTTCCATTTGTTTACCTCCGTATGCGCATGCTCCGATCGCGGTAGATTTTCTGAATGCGGGAAGCCATGTATTAGTGGAGAAGCCGATGGCATCCTCGCTCGAGGAATGCGACCTGATGATCGAAGCGGCGCTAAGGAGCGGGAAGGTGCTGTCAGTCGTAGCACAAAACAGGTTTACGAATCCAATCATGAAGCTGAAAAAGATGCTGGACACCAGACTCGCAGGCCCGATCCTCCATGCTCAGGTCGATTCCTTCTGGTGGCGTGGCCATAGCTATTATGATCTTTGGTGGCGTGGTACCTGGGAGAAGGAAGGTGGGGGGTGTACACTCAACCATGCCGTTCATCATATTGACGCATTGCTCTGGATGATGGGACGTCCTGAACAGGTGCAAGCCTTCATGAGCAATGTAGCACACGACAATGCAGAAGTAGAAGATCTGTCTATTGCAATGCTTCGTTATGCTAATGGGGCATTGGGACAGATTACGAGTTCGGTAGTGCATCATGGTGAGGAGCAACAATTCATTTTTCAAGGACAGCATGCCCGAATCTCAGCTCCTTGGAAATTTACTGCCTCTTCATCTAAATCGAATGGTTTTCCGGAAAAGAATGCCCAACTGGAAGAGCAGCTTCAACAGGCATACGATAGCCTACCGAACTTGCCATACGAGGGACATGCTGCTCAAATCGACAATGTCATGTACGCCATTGAGTCTGGAGAACCGCCATTGATTGACGGAATTAGTGGCCGAACAACTTTGGAAATGATCATGGCGATCTATAAGTCTGCCAGTACAGGTGAGAATGTCAGTCTTCCGCTGGTCGCCGGTGATCCGTTTTATACGAAAGCAGGCGTTCAACAGCATGCCATTCATTTTTACGAGAAAAGTGGACACGTTGAAAATTTCTCTGATCAACAGATCACGATCGATACAACTCAGGAATAA
- a CDS encoding Gfo/Idh/MocA family protein: MNSKDGMNYAPVGKPSPVVNPGEFVIAAIALDHGHIYGMVNGLLEAGANIKWVYDRDQKRAENFKSKYPQVQIASSEEEVLADPEVQLVAGAAITSQRCALGLRVMDAGKDYFTDKAPFTTLEQLELARAKVIETGKKYMVYYSERIHVEAAVYAGQLIDSGAIGRVVQVTGFGPHRLNASARPEWFFQKEHYGGILCDIGSHQIEQFLYYADCKNAEVMHSKIANYSCPEYPGLDDFGDATLLGDNGATNYFRVDWLTPDGLSTWGDGRTLILGTKGYIELRKYVDIGRDRSGDHVYLVNQEGEYHFEVSGKVGYPFFGELILDCLNRTENAMTQNHAFLAAELCLIAQKSAFIIQ; the protein is encoded by the coding sequence ATGAATAGTAAAGATGGAATGAACTATGCACCCGTTGGAAAACCGTCTCCTGTAGTCAACCCCGGCGAATTCGTCATAGCGGCCATTGCTCTTGATCACGGTCATATTTATGGCATGGTAAACGGGTTGCTAGAAGCAGGCGCTAATATCAAGTGGGTATATGACCGAGACCAAAAGAGAGCAGAGAACTTTAAGAGTAAGTATCCGCAAGTTCAAATTGCTTCTTCAGAAGAGGAAGTGCTGGCAGATCCAGAAGTTCAATTGGTCGCCGGTGCGGCCATTACTTCTCAGCGCTGTGCACTAGGACTACGTGTCATGGACGCGGGAAAGGATTATTTTACGGACAAAGCACCATTTACAACGCTGGAACAGCTGGAGCTGGCCCGTGCAAAGGTAATCGAAACAGGTAAAAAGTACATGGTGTATTACAGTGAGAGAATTCATGTCGAAGCTGCTGTATATGCGGGTCAACTGATCGACAGTGGGGCAATCGGAAGGGTCGTGCAGGTTACCGGCTTCGGACCGCATCGCTTGAACGCATCCGCACGTCCGGAATGGTTCTTCCAAAAGGAACATTATGGCGGTATTCTCTGCGATATTGGAAGTCATCAAATCGAGCAATTCCTGTATTATGCCGACTGCAAGAACGCCGAAGTGATGCACAGTAAAATCGCCAATTATAGCTGCCCTGAATATCCGGGACTTGACGATTTCGGCGATGCGACGCTACTAGGGGATAATGGTGCCACGAACTATTTTCGGGTGGACTGGTTGACGCCGGATGGTTTGAGCACTTGGGGAGACGGACGGACGCTTATTCTGGGAACGAAAGGCTACATAGAACTCAGAAAGTATGTTGATATCGGCCGAGACCGCTCAGGTGATCATGTCTACTTGGTCAACCAAGAGGGAGAATATCATTTCGAAGTAAGTGGGAAGGTCGGTTATCCATTCTTTGGTGAACTGATTTTGGACTGCTTGAATCGGACTGAAAATGCAATGACACAAAATCACGCTTTCCTGGCAGCGGAGTTATGCCTGATCGCTCAAAAAAGCGCATTTATCATTCAATAG
- a CDS encoding cache domain-containing protein — protein sequence MKRKNWFYRMMLSYTPIFFVVISSIIFIFFLVLNNTAENKYRETTEAILERVVHNTDVHFMLIERNVVSQLLKDRTIQSFFSEGNKSAYQYYDIQNKLIELKSTFPFQNTIYLYNEADERIVSDSGSYSIQKFGDREFLQTNYALEEPSGWNNPRPFTQMTLDDNQQHVVSLVKYYYDGDNKVGAVAVNVYLSYFIDYLNSFNESGINVIQLADATFHEPSYQEPNSPVIVVSSDYTGWEYAASGVVQKSYNVLSHFSKVWMIIVVMIIVIALIGFTLVTHMHYKPIESILEKVGHFSTRKSEDLGIRKTRKQNEFAFIEMALDQLIKKSLDYENLFKEDSMLRKQKLLHDLLSGHQVLSQEQFKNQLSAWNVSIQYDRLSVIVAEIDDYSGFTQKYKLSDQHLLKFIVENAFHELGHQNNIFVWHAWMEPERIAFVTHHLKSGFHHTTTITELAEELQRWVQLNLELTISIGVGADSDSIISITESYQNAKENVSLKTIFGTNTIIDNRRTAGKLSLDSYAYLQVLESAAQSFRMNESDWREKLTHIFNKLREMRFGKSDMNVFVYNFLIQIEKVIATLSPAIQEGWKNDYQHLIVELTDRIETLDKLEEKLMTLMSEFEAFVDLDRQARRHHSLALQAKSYIDANYANPDLSLTRVSEYLNLQPSTLSQLFKEELGGKFID from the coding sequence ATGAAGAGGAAAAATTGGTTCTATCGCATGATGCTTTCGTATACTCCGATTTTCTTTGTGGTCATATCCTCAATCATATTTATTTTTTTTCTTGTGCTCAATAATACGGCAGAGAATAAGTATAGGGAGACCACAGAAGCCATCTTAGAACGGGTGGTCCATAATACGGATGTTCACTTCATGTTGATTGAGCGTAATGTTGTAAGTCAATTACTGAAGGACCGCACTATCCAATCCTTTTTTTCAGAAGGAAATAAATCCGCGTATCAATATTATGATATACAAAACAAATTAATTGAATTAAAGTCGACGTTCCCCTTTCAAAATACGATATACCTCTACAATGAAGCAGATGAACGAATCGTTTCTGATTCTGGTTCCTATTCTATCCAAAAATTTGGTGATCGAGAATTTCTCCAGACTAATTACGCGCTGGAAGAGCCAAGCGGTTGGAATAATCCCCGACCGTTTACACAAATGACCTTGGATGATAACCAACAGCATGTCGTTTCACTTGTGAAATATTACTATGATGGCGATAACAAAGTAGGAGCAGTCGCCGTAAACGTGTATTTAAGCTATTTTATCGATTACCTTAACAGTTTTAATGAAAGCGGCATCAATGTTATACAGTTAGCAGATGCCACATTTCACGAACCTTCCTATCAAGAGCCCAATTCTCCAGTTATTGTAGTTAGTTCTGATTACACGGGGTGGGAATATGCGGCAAGCGGCGTGGTTCAGAAGAGTTATAATGTGCTTTCTCACTTCTCTAAGGTATGGATGATTATTGTTGTAATGATCATTGTTATTGCCCTAATCGGGTTTACTTTGGTAACTCATATGCATTATAAGCCGATTGAGTCCATTCTGGAGAAGGTAGGTCATTTCTCTACACGGAAGAGTGAAGATTTAGGGATTAGAAAAACGAGAAAACAGAATGAGTTCGCGTTCATTGAGATGGCACTGGACCAGTTGATCAAGAAGTCACTCGACTACGAAAATCTGTTTAAGGAAGACAGCATGCTCAGAAAGCAAAAATTACTCCATGACCTTCTGTCAGGACATCAGGTGTTGTCGCAGGAACAGTTCAAGAACCAGCTTTCCGCTTGGAATGTATCGATTCAGTATGACCGGCTTAGTGTGATCGTTGCCGAAATCGATGATTATTCGGGCTTCACACAAAAGTATAAGCTTAGTGATCAACATTTACTTAAATTTATTGTAGAGAATGCCTTTCATGAACTGGGACATCAGAACAATATTTTCGTATGGCATGCCTGGATGGAGCCTGAGCGTATTGCATTTGTCACCCATCATCTGAAATCCGGATTTCATCACACCACAACAATAACAGAATTAGCCGAAGAACTGCAGAGATGGGTTCAGCTTAACCTGGAGTTAACCATTAGTATTGGAGTGGGGGCAGACTCAGATTCCATTATCAGTATCACAGAATCATATCAGAACGCAAAAGAAAATGTCTCCCTAAAAACCATTTTTGGTACCAACACCATCATTGACAACCGGAGAACCGCTGGAAAGTTAAGCCTGGACAGCTATGCCTACCTGCAAGTGCTGGAAAGCGCAGCTCAGTCCTTCCGCATGAATGAAAGTGATTGGAGAGAAAAACTGACGCATATTTTCAATAAGCTTCGGGAGATGCGGTTCGGGAAGTCTGATATGAATGTTTTCGTTTATAACTTCTTGATCCAGATCGAAAAGGTAATTGCTACCCTGTCCCCGGCTATTCAGGAAGGATGGAAAAACGACTACCAGCACTTAATTGTAGAATTGACGGATCGAATTGAAACGTTGGATAAGCTTGAAGAGAAGCTCATGACCTTGATGTCGGAATTCGAGGCCTTCGTGGATCTGGACCGACAAGCACGGAGACATCATAGCCTTGCTCTTCAGGCGAAATCCTATATTGATGCGAATTATGCCAATCCTGACTTATCCCTGACACGCGTAAGCGAATATCTCAATCTGCAACCCAGCACATTAAGTCAATTATTCAAGGAGGAGCTGGGCGGCAAATTTATAGATTAA
- a CDS encoding helix-turn-helix domain-containing protein, whose protein sequence is MEHAKHLLKETDNSIQSIAEQIGYLNVISFYRVFKKVQDVPPGEYRNMYRASPDT, encoded by the coding sequence TTGGAGCATGCCAAACACCTGCTAAAAGAGACAGATAATTCGATCCAATCCATTGCTGAACAAATTGGGTATTTGAATGTCATCTCTTTCTACCGTGTATTTAAGAAGGTTCAAGACGTGCCGCCAGGAGAATATCGAAATATGTACCGTGCCAGTCCGGACACTTAA
- a CDS encoding extracellular solute-binding protein, producing the protein MILIVRYTKYLFIGLLMLLMGCSEQLEADHDVVNPFGDEKMTTLRIALFDRNNKPSDAPEITNNFMTQYIQEQFGDPNRIKIEFVTIPRSEEVEKLNILIKANQAPDIVFTYLEPVVANLVSRGALTDLTSLLNEYGDDLKQVLGEEVLQYGVFEGKQYAIPAKRILRAQSTTLIREDWLQEVGLPLPETTEEFYTALNAFKEKMPGKAGEEVIPYSLIDYYHMLHLQYSFWDWDHITEEDLYANPRWVMPGNKDAFRFLNQLYHEGLIDPNFAFDRDMKKYKEDFTYGRIGATTPNTIEPVYMGHLAELKKHEPSAVFTPIDPFTSKNGQHPKPINEVNGMYIMVPKISKHAEEAVKYLNWMANPEHYIPLQNGIEGLTYEMKDGIPVTLENEDTKRMMYNYFDYCIIFNGKFISPVNEELNINANTYNPQYSQFTMKSIEYGMKDGIELPRIRTVIESEIKYMDVLTEKYDEVFVKVVTAQPEQFDAVYDKEVEDYMSMGGEQVMIEKRTAYRAEQ; encoded by the coding sequence ATGATCTTGATTGTCAGATATACCAAGTATCTCTTCATTGGATTGCTCATGTTACTGATGGGTTGCAGCGAACAGCTGGAGGCGGATCATGATGTTGTCAATCCTTTTGGAGATGAGAAGATGACAACATTAAGGATTGCGTTATTCGATAGGAATAATAAACCGAGCGATGCTCCTGAAATAACGAATAATTTCATGACACAATACATACAGGAGCAATTCGGAGATCCTAATCGAATTAAGATCGAATTCGTGACGATTCCCAGGTCGGAGGAAGTAGAGAAGCTGAATATTCTTATTAAGGCGAATCAGGCACCGGATATCGTCTTTACTTATCTAGAACCTGTCGTTGCAAATCTAGTATCCCGTGGTGCATTAACGGATCTGACCTCTTTACTTAATGAATATGGAGATGATCTCAAGCAGGTGCTGGGAGAAGAAGTTTTACAATATGGGGTATTTGAAGGGAAACAGTACGCTATTCCAGCCAAAAGAATATTACGGGCCCAAAGCACGACCCTGATCCGTGAGGATTGGCTTCAGGAAGTGGGACTACCGTTACCTGAAACAACAGAGGAGTTTTATACTGCCCTTAACGCGTTTAAGGAGAAGATGCCGGGAAAAGCGGGAGAGGAGGTTATCCCATACAGTCTCATTGATTATTACCATATGCTTCACCTGCAATATTCCTTTTGGGATTGGGACCACATTACGGAAGAAGACTTGTATGCGAATCCAAGATGGGTGATGCCTGGGAATAAGGATGCCTTCAGGTTCCTCAATCAGCTGTACCATGAAGGGCTGATCGATCCTAATTTTGCTTTTGATCGGGACATGAAAAAGTACAAAGAGGATTTCACTTACGGACGAATCGGAGCCACCACACCGAATACCATTGAGCCTGTATATATGGGTCATCTGGCAGAACTGAAGAAGCATGAACCTTCAGCTGTCTTCACACCGATTGATCCGTTTACTAGCAAAAATGGACAGCATCCTAAACCGATTAATGAAGTGAATGGCATGTACATCATGGTACCGAAGATCAGTAAACATGCGGAAGAGGCTGTGAAATATTTGAACTGGATGGCGAATCCCGAACATTATATTCCCTTGCAGAACGGAATTGAAGGATTAACCTATGAAATGAAGGATGGAATACCCGTCACGCTTGAGAACGAAGATACGAAACGTATGATGTACAATTACTTTGATTACTGTATCATTTTCAACGGGAAATTTATTAGTCCTGTGAATGAGGAACTTAATATTAATGCTAATACGTATAATCCACAATATAGTCAATTTACAATGAAAAGCATTGAGTATGGGATGAAGGATGGAATAGAACTTCCGCGTATTCGAACCGTTATTGAATCTGAGATTAAATATATGGATGTCTTAACGGAAAAGTATGATGAGGTTTTCGTAAAAGTGGTCACAGCCCAACCGGAACAATTTGATGCTGTATATGATAAGGAAGTTGAAGATTATATGTCCATGGGCGGAGAGCAAGTCATGATTGAGAAACGTACCGCTTATCGTGCAGAACAATAA
- a CDS encoding ABC transporter permease: MQISTRQQNRLFTANRRRIAAVKRQWPLYIFMLAPMAFFIIFKYLPMAGVVVAFKDYNIFKGVIGSEWIGLDVFREIFAQPQFYKALRNTLMLNVISLLTFPVPIILAILLNELRMKWFKRLSQTLLYLPHFISWVIVGGMAIRLLATNTGSVNEFITGLGGTPIPFLEDSLHWIATYVGIGVWRHAGWGMILYLAALTGINKELYEAADVDGASRMRKIWHITLPGIKPTIVVLFIIQIGHMADIGFEQPYALQNGYVMDVAQVISTYVYTVGIQSAQFALATAVGLFQSVVGVILLLSAELVSRKVNNQGIF; the protein is encoded by the coding sequence ATGCAAATTAGTACGCGTCAACAAAACAGGCTGTTTACGGCCAACCGAAGGCGGATAGCAGCTGTAAAACGTCAATGGCCATTGTATATCTTCATGTTAGCTCCAATGGCATTCTTCATTATCTTTAAGTACCTCCCCATGGCAGGGGTGGTGGTCGCTTTTAAGGACTATAACATCTTTAAGGGCGTCATTGGGAGTGAATGGATCGGGCTGGATGTGTTTCGAGAGATTTTTGCCCAACCGCAGTTCTATAAAGCGCTTCGTAATACGCTCATGTTAAATGTGATCTCATTGCTGACATTTCCAGTCCCGATCATTTTGGCGATCCTGCTGAATGAGCTGCGCATGAAATGGTTCAAACGACTTAGCCAAACGCTCTTGTATCTGCCTCATTTTATTTCCTGGGTTATTGTTGGTGGTATGGCAATCCGATTATTGGCCACGAATACAGGAAGTGTGAATGAATTCATTACAGGGTTAGGCGGAACACCTATTCCGTTTCTAGAGGACTCGTTACATTGGATAGCTACATATGTAGGAATTGGTGTATGGCGTCATGCAGGCTGGGGGATGATTCTCTATTTGGCAGCGCTTACCGGAATCAATAAAGAGCTATATGAAGCCGCTGATGTGGATGGAGCCAGTCGAATGAGAAAGATTTGGCATATTACACTGCCTGGGATTAAGCCTACGATTGTTGTCTTGTTTATAATCCAGATCGGGCATATGGCTGATATCGGCTTCGAACAGCCTTATGCATTGCAGAACGGATATGTGATGGATGTCGCTCAGGTCATCAGCACCTATGTTTACACAGTTGGAATTCAATCAGCTCAATTTGCTCTCGCTACAGCAGTTGGATTATTCCAATCCGTCGTCGGTGTAATCTTACTACTGTCTGCTGAACTGGTCTCAAGAAAAGTGAACAACCAAGGGATTTTCTAG
- a CDS encoding carbohydrate ABC transporter permease, which translates to MLRNPSEKLTNAMIMIIIGSIALLCIVPMIHIFALSFSGNRALMSGEVFLWPVDWNLNSYKEIFSDMAMIRSLMLTVILVTVYTGIALAMTTIAAYALSRRDFKGKNIMFGMIIITMFFNPGIIPNYLLMKELHLLDSLASLILPIAINAFLLIIMKTSFSQIPTELEDSAWMDGCNHFRFLIQIVLPLQVPILVTIALYSAVDRWNMFQDALFYINNIDLYPLQLKLYQLVINSQVNDATAQEGFNSSTPIPQGLQSASIVFATLPIILVYPWVQKYFISGRLVGAVKG; encoded by the coding sequence GTGCTGCGAAACCCATCCGAAAAATTAACCAACGCCATGATTATGATTATCATTGGAAGCATTGCTCTGTTATGTATCGTTCCGATGATTCATATCTTCGCATTATCCTTCAGCGGCAACAGAGCCCTTATGTCAGGAGAAGTATTCTTGTGGCCAGTCGATTGGAACTTAAATTCTTACAAAGAAATTTTCAGCGATATGGCCATGATCCGCTCGCTTATGCTCACAGTTATTCTTGTTACTGTCTATACAGGTATCGCGCTTGCGATGACCACAATAGCGGCATATGCCTTAAGCCGCAGGGATTTTAAAGGAAAGAATATTATGTTCGGCATGATTATTATCACAATGTTCTTTAATCCGGGGATCATCCCTAACTATTTACTTATGAAAGAGCTTCATTTGTTAGATTCGTTGGCGTCGCTTATTCTACCGATTGCAATTAATGCTTTTCTATTGATCATTATGAAAACATCCTTTTCTCAAATTCCAACTGAATTAGAGGATTCTGCCTGGATGGACGGATGTAACCATTTTCGGTTTCTGATCCAGATCGTTCTTCCGCTGCAAGTACCGATTCTGGTGACCATCGCCCTGTACTCCGCCGTAGACAGGTGGAATATGTTTCAGGATGCATTGTTCTATATCAACAATATTGACCTCTATCCGCTGCAGCTTAAGCTCTATCAACTGGTCATCAACAGTCAAGTCAATGATGCTACAGCACAAGAGGGTTTCAATTCCTCTACACCAATCCCACAGGGATTACAATCAGCCAGTATCGTATTTGCAACCTTACCGATTATTCTGGTGTACCCTTGGGTGCAGAAATATTTCATCTCAGGAAGACTGGTTGGGGCTGTAAAAGGTTAA
- a CDS encoding extracellular solute-binding protein, producing MRKSFRQVMITTVALIMVSVLVLSGCSSKPPTEPEGKRITLKVELFDRNNTPTGEPPITDNFMTKFIQERFGDPNNIDVEFVTVPRAEEVQKMNVLMASNSAPDIVFTYDKPTIQNYVNSGGLTDLGPIIEEHGPNLKKVLGPSLPYGVFEEKQYVIPALRVIQSQTTTFIRRDWLDQLSLPVPTTTEQFVDTLRAFKEKDPGQTGGKGIPLGYIGVFHTMPLVNSFYKWDELTERDLYAIPRWKMPGAKDGYKLLNQLYHEGLIDPDFALASDFGQEFPQQVVNSIVGSATPNTNEPVYGGYYENLVKNNPNAVLEPIDPYSTPDGKHPKPIYEPIGAYIMVPASSKNAEAAVKYLNWMADPANILVLQNGEEGLSYKMDEEGLPVLLDTPESQNLLYNYFDYCIILNGKYVSIEDPDKNIAANAFNPDFKDFTVKSIQAGSNDGYTLPRVDIPVEAEIKYATILTEKDKEVLAKVVTSKPENFDSVYEKIVQEYMDMGGTAVMEGKMAAYDEFYNK from the coding sequence ATGCGTAAATCTTTTCGCCAAGTCATGATTACGACGGTAGCTCTTATCATGGTATCTGTACTGGTATTATCAGGCTGTTCAAGTAAACCTCCAACTGAACCGGAAGGCAAACGGATTACTTTAAAAGTAGAACTGTTTGACAGAAACAATACACCTACTGGTGAACCGCCGATCACTGATAACTTCATGACGAAATTCATTCAGGAGAGATTTGGCGACCCTAACAACATTGATGTAGAATTCGTAACAGTTCCACGTGCGGAGGAAGTACAAAAGATGAATGTACTTATGGCTTCTAATTCTGCGCCTGATATCGTCTTCACCTATGATAAACCGACCATTCAGAATTATGTTAATAGTGGAGGTTTGACGGATCTGGGTCCAATCATTGAAGAACATGGACCTAACCTAAAAAAAGTCCTTGGTCCTTCACTGCCTTATGGTGTGTTCGAGGAGAAACAATATGTTATCCCAGCCCTACGGGTCATTCAGTCTCAGACGACAACATTCATCCGCAGGGATTGGTTGGATCAATTAAGTCTGCCGGTTCCTACAACAACAGAGCAGTTTGTGGATACGCTACGAGCATTTAAAGAGAAGGATCCTGGTCAGACTGGCGGGAAAGGCATTCCGCTTGGCTATATTGGCGTGTTCCACACCATGCCTTTAGTCAACTCTTTTTATAAGTGGGATGAACTTACGGAAAGAGATTTATATGCGATTCCACGTTGGAAGATGCCTGGCGCAAAAGACGGGTATAAGCTCTTGAATCAACTGTATCATGAGGGACTTATCGATCCGGACTTTGCACTAGCCAGTGATTTCGGTCAAGAATTTCCGCAGCAGGTTGTAAATAGCATTGTAGGTTCTGCAACCCCTAATACGAATGAACCTGTATACGGTGGTTATTATGAGAATCTGGTTAAGAATAATCCGAATGCAGTACTTGAGCCGATTGATCCTTACTCTACACCGGACGGTAAGCATCCTAAGCCAATTTATGAACCGATCGGAGCCTATATTATGGTTCCTGCCTCAAGCAAGAACGCAGAAGCTGCAGTGAAATACCTAAACTGGATGGCAGACCCGGCAAATATCCTTGTCCTCCAAAATGGTGAAGAAGGGCTGTCCTATAAAATGGATGAGGAGGGGCTACCTGTTTTATTAGATACACCAGAATCTCAGAATTTGCTGTATAACTATTTTGACTATTGTATTATTCTGAACGGTAAATACGTTTCCATCGAAGATCCTGATAAGAATATTGCCGCTAATGCATTTAATCCCGACTTCAAAGACTTCACCGTTAAAAGCATACAAGCGGGTAGCAACGACGGATATACACTGCCTCGTGTAGACATTCCGGTCGAAGCCGAAATCAAATATGCAACTATTCTAACGGAGAAGGATAAAGAAGTGCTGGCAAAGGTTGTTACTTCCAAACCTGAAAATTTCGATTCCGTATACGAAAAAATCGTTCAGGAGTATATGGATATGGGCGGAACAGCCGTGATGGAAGGCAAAATGGCCGCATATGATGAATTTTATAACAAGTAA
- a CDS encoding MarR family winged helix-turn-helix transcriptional regulator, whose protein sequence is MHLNKHIATRFEQCAGVSPNRLELLCKLTSGQISQSDLQKAVSIDPAAVTRHVQQLEAEGILLRTRSESDNRVTLVQLTEEGKHKVAMFKAEKDRFLEELQEDLTESERLGFIQALRKLNSQIQRMKETSKTN, encoded by the coding sequence ATGCATTTAAACAAGCATATTGCGACCCGGTTTGAACAATGTGCTGGAGTTAGTCCCAATCGGCTCGAACTCCTTTGCAAATTAACGAGTGGGCAAATAAGTCAGTCGGATCTGCAGAAAGCAGTGTCTATTGATCCAGCTGCGGTGACCCGTCATGTTCAGCAATTGGAAGCAGAAGGGATACTTCTGCGAACTAGGTCTGAGAGCGACAATCGGGTTACCTTAGTTCAGCTAACCGAAGAAGGCAAACATAAAGTAGCGATGTTTAAAGCGGAGAAAGATCGTTTTCTGGAGGAACTGCAGGAAGACCTCACGGAATCAGAACGACTCGGGTTTATTCAAGCTCTACGAAAGCTGAACAGCCAGATTCAACGAATGAAAGAAACAAGTAAGACTAATTAA